TTCGACCGGGTCGGCCCGGACGGTACCCTCCACCCGGCGGCGCAGCTGCACGCCGCGCACCTCGCCAGCCTGCACGGCGAGTTCGCCAAGGTCGTCACGACCGCCGGACTGCTGGACGACCTGCGCGCTCCTGCCTGACGGGGGCGGCAGAAGGAGGCCCGACCGGGATCAGGTCGGGCCTCCTCGTCTGGCGTTTCCGTTCAGCGTCCGGCGAGCATCGCCCAGATGTCGGGGTGCGCCACGAACGCGTACCAGAGGTTCGGCAGCAGACCCAGCACCGTGACGCCCGCCACACCCAGCGCGACGGCCAGGGTGGTGGGGGGCCGCTGGCCGAGGCCGTGTTCGCGGGCGGGGGTGCGGTCGGGCATGAACATCAGCATGGCGGGCCGCAGGTAGTACACGAGGGCGGCGACGCTAGTGAGCGCGGCGAGGATGCTGATCCACGCGTAGCCGTTCTGGAAGGCCGCCTGGAACACCAGGTACTTCCCGAAGAAGCCCGCGAAGGGCGGCAGGCCCGCCAGCGAGGCGAGGCACACGGCCAGCGCGACGGCGTAGCCGGGATGGCGGTAGTACAGGCCGCGCATGTCGGTGATGCTGAAGCCCTCCTCGCTGCGCTGCAGGGCGGCGACGATGGCGAGCGCGGCGGCGGTCATCAGGGTGTACACGAGCAGGTAGTACCCGAGGGCCGCGCCGCCCGCGGCGGGCGTGCCGAGCAGCGCCATGCCCAGGAAGCCCGTGTGCGCGACCGCCGAGTAGGCCAGCATGCGTTTGAAGTTCAGTTGGCGCAGCGCGGCGAGGTTCCCGATGATCAGCGTCGCGGCGATCAGGACCGCCAGGACCGAGTGCCAGCCGGGGACGTTCTCCAGCGCGCCGGAAAAGACGCGCAGCATCCCGGCGAACGCGGCGACCTTCACGACGGTGCTCAGGAACAGGCTGACGCTGGTGGGCGCGCCGCCGTACACGTCAGGCGTCCACTGGTGGAAGGGGGCCAGGGCGACCTTGAAGCCGAAGCCGCACAGCATCAGCAGCGCCCCGCCGACCAGGATGCCCACGTTGTCGGGGTTCAGGGTGCTCGTCTTCTCGGCAATGACGGCGTAGTTCAGGCTGCCGGTCGCGCCGTACACGAACGCCAGGCCGTAGATCAGCACGGCACTTCCGGCGG
This region of Deinococcus sp. JMULE3 genomic DNA includes:
- a CDS encoding NADH-quinone oxidoreductase subunit N, giving the protein MLQPPDVKLLPLLPVLLILAGAISSTLLGFWVQRRTLTFINIGAVVASAVSLGVLWNRDLSAFGGSLRADHAALLLGFVILAGTLMTLLVTLDTAWRARVSFPEFDAMLMYAVTGCLLIAFSGDLIVMLIGLEIMSLSSYVLATLQGSRRAEESGLKYFLLGAAGSAVLIYGLAFVYGATGSLNYAVIAEKTSTLNPDNVGILVGGALLMLCGFGFKVALAPFHQWTPDVYGGAPTSVSLFLSTVVKVAAFAGMLRVFSGALENVPGWHSVLAVLIAATLIIGNLAALRQLNFKRMLAYSAVAHTGFLGMALLGTPAAGGAALGYYLLVYTLMTAAALAIVAALQRSEEGFSITDMRGLYYRHPGYAVALAVCLASLAGLPPFAGFFGKYLVFQAAFQNGYAWISILAALTSVAALVYYLRPAMLMFMPDRTPAREHGLGQRPPTTLAVALGVAGVTVLGLLPNLWYAFVAHPDIWAMLAGR